The Rhea pennata isolate bPtePen1 chromosome 7, bPtePen1.pri, whole genome shotgun sequence genome contains a region encoding:
- the C7H10orf95 gene encoding uncharacterized protein C10orf95 homolog — MYQSGFVPREYYPTVVPPSACAYLPLRTGRVDDTNSSVMFPPIHMHNLYSRPITFVVDRNSYPDYAGNQVEYHHLYSASNPYFHPYYTWHFPPMVPIPLYNPYANYNPYTTYQRPDQYRDTWPEGFTMRGELQWGKLGKVFGPRKELPEFVKDDLRRVYGTYPRTSVSITYRNGEFLVKGDPKVGEQEYTVEKKVVQRALTPSASEADDSSEDRNRKKKKKLRR; from the coding sequence ATGTACCAGTCTGGGTTTGTGCCACGGGAGTATTACCCGACTGTGGTTCCACCTTCTGCCTGTGCCTACCTACCACTGCGAACTGGGAGAGTGGATGACACAAACAGCTCTGTGATGTTCCCTCCCATCCACATGCACAACCTCTACAGCCGTCCCATCACGTTTGTGGTAGACAGGAACAGCTATCCTGACTATGCAGGAAATCAGGTGGAATATCATCATCTCTACAGTGCCTCCAATCCCTACTTCCATCCATACTACACCTGGCACTTTCCCCCTATGGTCCCCATCCCTCTGTACAATCCCTATGCAAACTATAATCCTTACACCACCTATCAGAGGCCAGATCAGTATCGAGACACTTGGCCGGAAGGCTTCACAATGAGGGGGGAGCTTCAATGGGGGAAGCTTGGAAAGGTGTTTGGACCAAGGAAAGAACTCCCAGAATTTGTGAAGGATGATCTCCGGAGGGTTTATGGCACCTACCCACGGACCAGTGTCTCCATAACTTACAGGAATGGGGAGTTCTTGGTCAAAGGAGACCCCAAGGTAGGAGAGCAGGAAtacacagtggaaaaaaaagtcgTCCAGCGGGCTCTGACCCCCAGTGCCAGCGAGGCAGATGACAGCAGTGAAGACCGGAACcggaagaagaaaaagaaattaagacgTTGA